The proteins below come from a single Cylindrospermopsis raciborskii Cr2010 genomic window:
- a CDS encoding rubrerythrin family protein → MNLSNSTTLQNLETAFSGESMANRKYLFFAKVARQLGFNDLAKLFKETAEQETEHAFAHFELLHPELVVKDPASLTDDQKRAIMSNCLSLAIEGETYEYTTMYPNFAADAVRDRDNLAVEEFTKQAEDSNEHAKIFRDAGHRFGLLKFIENYHADRYSEALEVLNGGEPVTRIVKPDPQTQKWICRQCSMIYDPVSGDPDSGIAPGTPFAEIPDNWTCPICGATKKSFKILEEKVGV, encoded by the coding sequence ATGAACTTGTCAAATTCCACAACTCTGCAAAATCTGGAAACTGCTTTCAGTGGTGAATCCATGGCAAATCGTAAATATCTATTTTTTGCTAAAGTAGCACGTCAATTAGGTTTTAATGACTTAGCAAAACTATTTAAAGAAACAGCAGAGCAAGAAACTGAACATGCTTTCGCTCATTTTGAGTTATTACATCCAGAGCTAGTTGTAAAAGATCCAGCTAGTTTAACCGATGACCAAAAAAGAGCTATTATGTCTAATTGTTTGTCCTTAGCAATTGAAGGAGAAACATACGAATATACTACTATGTATCCCAATTTTGCTGCTGATGCTGTAAGAGATAGGGACAATTTAGCAGTAGAAGAATTTACAAAACAAGCAGAGGATTCCAATGAGCACGCCAAAATCTTTCGCGATGCTGGTCACCGGTTTGGGTTGCTAAAGTTCATTGAAAATTATCATGCGGATCGCTATTCAGAAGCTTTAGAAGTATTAAATGGAGGAGAACCCGTAACTAGAATTGTCAAACCCGATCCCCAAACTCAAAAATGGATTTGTAGACAATGCAGTATGATTTACGATCCGGTTAGTGGTGATCCTGATTCGGGGATTGCACCTGGTACTCCTTTTGCAGAAATTCCTGATAATTGGACTTGTCCTATTTGCGGTGCTACGAAAAAGAGTTTTAAGATCCTGGAAGAAAAAGTTGGTGTTTGA
- a CDS encoding pilus assembly protein PilO, with protein MIFNEDLNFPEKTNSNNSLSSYPIAFGITFTPMVTGLIIGVLGLLGCGYIILNMLIPEFEKHNQLKTKIIQIEQEHEQKNQQAQRINLIQKRLALSQQQKSQVLSLMGDEKNLNNILLSMNQIIEFTNSQSLGNPYIKAKLKKFTPLDDKPQVVTDNSLGESLKNQLKRQIIKVEIEGNFYQIQTIMASLEKLPPLLLIDKYKCQLLAPTIDTQQIVNTGKILTSFELVIPIPEVSETTAKTPLQ; from the coding sequence ATGATATTTAATGAGGATTTAAATTTTCCTGAAAAAACCAATTCTAATAATTCTTTATCTTCCTACCCAATCGCATTTGGTATTACCTTCACACCCATGGTAACTGGGTTAATAATCGGTGTCTTAGGATTACTAGGGTGTGGTTATATCATACTGAATATGCTCATACCAGAGTTTGAAAAACATAATCAACTGAAAACGAAAATTATCCAAATCGAACAAGAGCATGAGCAAAAAAATCAGCAAGCTCAACGAATTAATCTAATTCAGAAACGATTGGCCCTATCCCAGCAGCAAAAAAGTCAAGTTCTATCCTTAATGGGGGATGAGAAAAACCTGAATAATATACTTCTTAGTATGAACCAAATTATAGAATTTACTAATAGTCAGTCCTTGGGTAATCCCTATATCAAAGCCAAATTGAAAAAATTTACTCCCCTGGATGACAAACCACAAGTTGTTACTGATAACAGTCTGGGAGAATCACTAAAAAACCAACTAAAACGACAGATTATTAAAGTAGAAATCGAAGGCAATTTCTACCAAATTCAAACCATTATGGCAAGTCTAGAAAAATTGCCACCTCTGTTATTAATTGACAAATATAAATGTCAACTCCTAGCTCCCACCATAGATACTCAACAAATAGTCAACACAGGTAAAATATTAACCTCCTTTGAATTAGTCATACCCATCCCAGAAGTATCAGAAACAACTGCTAAAACTCCCCTACAATAG
- the pilM gene encoding type IV pilus assembly protein PilM, with translation MVKNLGFSDFLSYWGNFLGKSTRGVGVELTGDRLNIAQLHRVRQGLRIESLSTFPIPEGIMVNGEICDCPRMGEIISQAIVESKIKTTQIRTCIPEKHAIVRIIPAPLELEGQELYDLFINQEAGLYLPYPREEADIDYQKLGYFIDQDGIEKAQVLLVATRREITDSYIHTFALAGLKIEVLEIKSFATIRTIQKHLLILRPEEAVVLVNIEFDHTEVAMIINGVPQFSRTIAIGTFQLETAISREISLPAREMMLMTIPYRAESELDMLEQLAAEIGRTIDFCINQIESMEVSQIFLTGAGGGMEQLDEFLTDRLGFTTSRINPCEDLLVDRDKFPSSQDPSLAVVLGLGMRQI, from the coding sequence ATGGTAAAAAACTTAGGTTTTAGTGACTTTTTAAGTTACTGGGGTAATTTTCTGGGTAAGTCTACTAGGGGTGTGGGTGTGGAACTGACAGGAGATAGGCTAAATATAGCCCAACTGCACAGGGTGCGTCAGGGTTTAAGAATAGAGTCATTGAGCACATTTCCTATTCCAGAAGGGATAATGGTCAATGGTGAAATTTGTGATTGTCCCAGGATGGGAGAAATTATCTCACAAGCAATAGTGGAAAGTAAAATCAAAACCACTCAGATTAGAACTTGTATACCCGAAAAACATGCTATTGTGCGTATAATTCCCGCACCATTAGAGTTGGAGGGCCAAGAGTTATATGATTTATTTATCAATCAGGAAGCTGGATTATATTTACCCTATCCACGAGAGGAAGCGGATATAGACTATCAAAAGTTGGGGTATTTCATAGATCAAGATGGCATAGAAAAAGCACAGGTTCTCCTAGTTGCTACCCGTAGGGAAATTACGGACAGTTATATTCACACTTTTGCTCTAGCTGGACTGAAAATAGAGGTTTTAGAAATTAAAAGTTTTGCTACTATTAGAACTATCCAAAAGCACCTATTAATATTGAGACCTGAAGAAGCTGTAGTGTTAGTCAATATTGAATTTGACCATACAGAAGTTGCCATGATTATCAATGGTGTGCCACAGTTTTCCCGTACTATTGCTATTGGTACGTTTCAATTAGAAACTGCTATATCTAGGGAGATAAGTTTACCTGCACGGGAAATGATGTTAATGACTATTCCTTATAGAGCAGAATCAGAATTAGACATGCTAGAGCAATTAGCAGCTGAGATAGGTCGTACTATTGATTTTTGTATTAATCAAATTGAGTCTATGGAGGTATCCCAAATTTTTCTAACTGGTGCTGGAGGAGGGATGGAACAGCTAGATGAGTTTTTGACTGATAGATTGGGTTTTACAACCAGTAGAATTAATCCTTGTGAAGATCTATTAGTGGACAGGGATAAATTTCCCTCGTCACAGGATCCTAGTTTAGCAGTGGTCTTAGGTTTAGGGATGCGTCAAATATAG
- a CDS encoding GNAT family N-acetyltransferase yields MKNPQIHFSDRLTEIDIYQLQHLFNHTAFWAKGRSIEDLSTAVANSKPVISVWDREKLIGFARANSDGIYRATIWDVVIHPDYQGRGLGMRLVRRILSHPLMQVERVYLMTTHQQKFYEKIGFQHNNSTTMVLHNNSKLGSIEQEELQELKYL; encoded by the coding sequence ATGAAAAATCCTCAAATCCATTTTAGCGATCGCCTGACAGAAATTGATATATATCAACTTCAACATTTATTTAATCATACTGCTTTTTGGGCTAAAGGGCGTAGTATAGAGGATTTGAGTACAGCTGTTGCTAATAGTAAACCGGTAATTTCTGTTTGGGACAGAGAAAAATTAATTGGTTTTGCTAGAGCGAATTCTGATGGTATATATCGCGCTACCATTTGGGATGTGGTAATTCATCCAGATTATCAAGGAAGAGGTTTGGGAATGAGGTTAGTGAGGAGGATTTTATCCCACCCTCTAATGCAGGTAGAGCGTGTTTATTTAATGACCACTCATCAACAAAAGTTTTATGAGAAAATTGGATTTCAACATAATAATAGTACCACCATGGTACTACATAATAATTCTAAATTAGGTTCTATTGAGCAAGAAGAACTTCAGGAATTGAAGTACTTGTGA
- a CDS encoding sensor histidine kinase, with protein sequence MNFTNFLYLAIGILLGIAIDKLPMKLFSNSANSSGYQPNPDENNWERSQTQILQQLHQTELAYEMAREMSQFHAGFLVRISHELRSPINGLIGLHQLILHDLCENPQEEREFINQAYERSLQFLKIIDQMLNIARIEHGTNHLVIESVGIREVFQEVEELTYMLAANRNFPLQICLPPSEIYVLADKRWLRQILVSLIDNTISTMESGYICLFIKSPDGNITTDINNHLDIYLDLPSNTVISHERLETCLRITDNHDSEIRDMSPGMKLLINQRLLEMMGGKLEIIEPDSPPISNETTNFTRLQITLPQITSTSIPEVLLAQ encoded by the coding sequence ATGAATTTTACTAACTTTTTATATTTAGCCATCGGAATTTTGCTAGGAATTGCCATTGATAAACTACCTATGAAATTATTTTCCAACTCAGCAAATTCATCTGGATATCAACCTAATCCGGATGAAAACAATTGGGAAAGATCACAAACACAAATTTTACAGCAGCTACACCAAACAGAATTGGCTTATGAAATGGCCAGGGAAATGAGCCAATTTCATGCGGGGTTTTTGGTCAGGATTAGTCATGAATTGCGATCGCCTATTAATGGATTAATCGGACTTCACCAATTAATTTTACATGACTTATGTGAAAATCCCCAGGAAGAAAGAGAATTTATTAATCAAGCATACGAAAGGTCGCTACAGTTTTTAAAAATCATTGATCAAATGCTAAATATTGCGAGAATAGAACATGGAACTAATCATCTGGTAATTGAATCCGTGGGCATAAGGGAGGTTTTTCAAGAGGTGGAAGAACTGACTTATATGTTAGCTGCTAATCGCAATTTCCCTTTGCAAATCTGTTTACCCCCATCGGAAATTTATGTGTTAGCAGATAAACGCTGGTTACGGCAAATCCTTGTAAGCTTGATAGATAACACAATTAGCACAATGGAATCGGGATATATTTGTCTTTTTATCAAATCCCCTGATGGCAATATTACTACTGATATAAATAATCATCTTGATATTTATCTGGATCTTCCTAGCAATACAGTAATTTCCCATGAAAGGTTAGAGACCTGTTTACGCATAACTGATAACCATGATTCAGAAATCAGAGATATGTCACCAGGAATGAAATTATTAATCAATCAAAGATTACTGGAAATGATGGGAGGGAAACTAGAAATTATTGAACCTGATTCTCCTCCCATCAGTAATGAGACGACAAATTTCACCCGATTGCAAATTACCCTACCCCAAATCACAAGTACTTCAATTCCTGAAGTTCTTCTTGCTCAATAG
- the mazG gene encoding nucleoside triphosphate pyrophosphohydrolase has translation MTAQNKFINSNIADNAHLVALQELIDVVAKLRSPEGGCPWDLAQTQTSLTPYIIEEAYEVVDAISTGEQSAICEELGDLLLQVILQAQIASEKGDFSVKEVAEGIAQKLIRRHPHVFGDVKVENVEQVRQNWDEIKAAEKGQTMATQKLSDKLNRYRRSLPPLNAAMKISQKAAEVGFEWSDIKEVWDKFHEELAEFDQALAGETPERQESELGDLLFAIIQLARWYNLDPARGLAGTSLRFVQRLRTMEQVMDRPISDYKLAELEALWQQAKAKLIDG, from the coding sequence AATAGATGTGGTTGCTAAATTGCGATCGCCTGAAGGTGGATGTCCATGGGATTTGGCACAAACCCAAACCAGCTTAACTCCCTACATAATTGAAGAAGCATACGAAGTAGTAGACGCGATTAGTACAGGAGAACAAAGTGCTATATGTGAGGAGTTGGGAGATTTACTATTACAGGTAATATTACAAGCTCAGATAGCCAGCGAAAAGGGGGATTTTTCTGTAAAAGAGGTAGCTGAGGGTATTGCCCAAAAACTAATTCGTCGTCATCCCCATGTGTTTGGTGATGTGAAAGTGGAAAATGTAGAGCAAGTGCGCCAAAATTGGGATGAAATCAAAGCAGCAGAAAAAGGGCAAACTATGGCAACCCAAAAACTCAGTGATAAGTTAAATCGCTATCGTCGTAGTCTTCCACCATTAAATGCTGCTATGAAAATTTCTCAAAAAGCTGCTGAGGTTGGTTTTGAATGGAGTGATATTAAGGAAGTTTGGGATAAATTTCACGAAGAATTAGCTGAGTTTGACCAAGCTTTAGCTGGGGAAACACCAGAAAGACAAGAGTCAGAATTGGGAGATTTATTATTTGCAATTATTCAACTAGCTAGATGGTATAATCTTGATCCTGCTAGAGGTTTGGCAGGAACAAGTTTACGATTTGTTCAACGTTTAAGAACTATGGAACAGGTTATGGATCGTCCGATTAGTGATTATAAATTGGCGGAATTAGAGGCGCTTTGGCAACAAGCTAAAGCTAAATTAATAGATGGTTGA
- a CDS encoding PilN domain-containing protein, producing MYNLEINFLQHRSSSKLKVEYGNEVNSINQSINKRNFIPIFVGLGLGLCFPALAWSSLWWLQDQNSGLEGEVAQLNNHSQNLDQQLIQMQKIREQTTTIEQQTENLVTVFEQMRSWSVILQELGNRIPSKVQIESLEHKQITTLSTKTEQLEITGYALNFKAVNQFLLNIGKSKLFNAKNSRINMAELVDAPPVTGAIVTQQSSMEFKPLQVVKYNMTISLTDVPVSNLVRELEKKGAMGLVEKIRHLERIGAISK from the coding sequence ATGTACAATTTAGAAATTAATTTTCTCCAGCATCGCTCAAGTAGCAAATTAAAGGTAGAGTATGGGAATGAGGTTAACTCAATAAATCAGTCAATCAATAAGAGAAATTTTATCCCCATATTTGTGGGATTGGGATTGGGTTTATGTTTTCCAGCTTTAGCATGGAGTAGTTTGTGGTGGTTACAAGACCAAAATAGCGGTTTAGAAGGGGAAGTTGCCCAACTAAACAACCACAGTCAAAACCTAGATCAGCAATTAATTCAGATGCAAAAAATCCGGGAACAAACCACTACAATTGAACAACAAACTGAGAACTTAGTCACAGTATTTGAGCAAATGAGATCCTGGTCAGTTATTTTACAGGAACTGGGCAATAGGATTCCTAGCAAAGTTCAAATTGAAAGTCTTGAGCATAAGCAAATTACTACCCTATCTACCAAGACAGAGCAATTAGAAATTACGGGTTATGCTCTAAATTTTAAAGCTGTAAACCAATTCCTCTTAAATATAGGAAAATCTAAACTATTTAATGCCAAAAATAGTCGAATTAATATGGCAGAATTAGTTGATGCACCCCCAGTAACTGGTGCTATAGTAACCCAACAGTCATCCATGGAATTTAAACCACTTCAAGTTGTTAAATATAATATGACAATTAGTCTAACTGATGTGCCAGTATCCAATCTAGTTAGGGAATTAGAAAAAAAAGGTGCCATGGGATTAGTGGAAAAAATTCGTCATTTAGAAAGAATAGGAGCTATTAGTAAATGA
- a CDS encoding L-threonylcarbamoyladenylate synthase: MNISLDRLIRGAKEGKIISFPTDTVPGMATIPTKAELIYIAKQRSLDKPLILMGAEPESLWEYVKGSDQEYEIWQEVVNRYWPGALTLVLPASDKVPRVMNPQDPTTIGIRVPNHPIARAILAQTGPMATTSVNLSGKPPLETQAEIAGEFPDVLTEELIEYKGLGVPSTVAKWTENHWQILRQGSIIIG, translated from the coding sequence ATGAACATTTCTCTAGATCGTCTAATTCGTGGTGCTAAGGAGGGGAAAATAATTAGTTTCCCCACAGATACAGTTCCTGGGATGGCTACCATACCCACAAAAGCAGAATTAATATATATTGCTAAACAGCGCAGTTTAGACAAACCCTTAATTTTAATGGGAGCTGAACCGGAAAGTTTGTGGGAATATGTAAAAGGTAGTGATCAAGAATATGAAATTTGGCAAGAGGTGGTTAATAGATATTGGCCTGGTGCATTGACTCTAGTTTTACCAGCTAGTGATAAAGTTCCTAGGGTAATGAATCCTCAAGATCCTACCACTATTGGTATTAGGGTTCCCAATCATCCTATAGCTCGGGCAATTTTGGCACAAACCGGACCTATGGCAACCACGAGTGTTAATTTATCAGGAAAACCCCCCTTGGAAACACAAGCTGAAATAGCTGGAGAATTTCCAGATGTTCTCACTGAAGAATTGATAGAATATAAAGGTTTAGGAGTTCCATCTACCGTAGCCAAATGGACAGAAAATCATTGGCAAATTCTTCGTCAAGGTAGTATTATAATTGGTTAA